Below is a genomic region from Streptomyces sp. NBC_01454.
GGCTGAGGTAGCCGGCGGCGACGTCGACGAAGGAGTCGTGGGCGACCTTCGCGGCCTCGCGGGCGGCGGTGAGGTCCTCGGTGGTGGCGTAGGCGTCGCGCAGCGCGTACGTCAGCGTGATCATCTCGTCGGCCGCGGCGCGCACCGCCGGGTCCTCGATGAGCACCCGGAGAGCGACCATCGGGCGGGTGACGGCGGACCGGGTCATGTGGCTCGCGCTGCGAAGGGTCTGGATCCGCTCGGGCCCGTCGCCCTTGAGGACAGCGTCACCGCGCACCCACATCGCCGTGCGGTGGTCGCTGGCGGCGCAGGCGAGGGCGGTGACGGCCTCCAGGCGGTCGCGGCGGATCGCCTCGCCGTGGCTCACGCGGACGGTCCGTTCGGCGGCGCGCTCCTGGAAGCGGCCGCTGACGATCGAGCCGAGCAGGGTGCCGACGATGGCGAGGGCGGCGGTGACGAGGGTGACTAACACGGTGGGTTCCTCCCCTGTATGGACTTCAATACATGTATTGAAGTCCATACAGGGGAGACGGCGCAAGAGGGCCGCCCATGATTCTTTCCGTGAGGCTGTGAGCTGCGCGTTTCCCGCCTGCGGGAACCGTGTGCGCATATCTGACCTACGCGTCCCGTGTGCGGCACGCGGCGACGGGAAGCCCAGGTTTCCCCTGCGGGGGAACGATGTTCACGTGGCCCGGCAGCAGGCCCACGAGCTGGGGCAGACCGGAGTTGGTGTTGCCGCCGACACATCGCGAAAGGGCCTTCACCTGCGGCTTTCCCCTCCGGGGGAACGATGTGCGCGCGGTTGTCCCTGTGGGGGTGGACAAAATTTCCACTCCCACGGGGACAAACCCCGGAAGAGGGGGCTCCCACCAGCGGGTTTCCCGCCCAGGGGAACGATGTATCGCCCTCCGCGCACGAAAGCGGCGCCGCACCCCTGGGGTGCGGCGCCGCAGTGTCGGCGGGGACGGCTACGCGGTGGCGTGCAGCTGCCGGACGGTGGCCAGAGGCGCGTCGTCGTCCTCCAGCTCGGACGGCGCTGGCTCGCCGGTGGCCTTGGAGCCGAGGCGGTAGAACTTCACGCCCACGGCTGTGTACGCGAGCGTCAGCCAGCCGTTCTCGGCGAGCCGGCCGATGCTGCGAGAGGCGCTGGTGGTGCTCAGGCCGACCAGCTTCCCGATGTCCGTGGCCGTGGTGCGCACCGGATCCCCGATCGGGACCGCGGTGGCGTAGAACATGAGGACCTTGAGGTCCGCGCCCTGCTTGAGCTGCGACCGCAGTAGAAGGGCGTTGAGCTCGCCGGCCTCCATGAAGCGCGGCTCGAACGACTGGGCGATCGGCGACGTCATGACGCCTCCTTCTCCTTCTTCTCGGGCGGGCACGTGGTCACAGGGTGCCGAGCGTGCTGCGTGGCCTTGCGCTGCTGCCCCGAGCCGCCGTCGTAGGCGGCGCGGGCGTTCAGCTTGTAGAACTTCACCCGGCCCACCTTCTCGGCCTCCAGGAGGAAGCCTCCCCTGTTGAGGTTACCCACGGACTTGCTCACCGCGTTCGGACGCAACTCCAGGTCGTTGCCGATCTCGCGGAAGCTCATTCGCAGCGGTTCGTCTCCGGACGGCGCGTTGAACAGGTAGTAGCCGAAGACCAGCTTGTCGTTCTTGGTGTACCCGCTGCCCTTCTTCCACAGCCCGGCGCCCAGCTTCTTGCTGGCGTTCACGTGCCGACCGCCACCGCTCCAGTCGTACGGCTTGTCGTCCTCCTTCAGCAGCTCCAGCTGGACGTACTCGCCCGTGCTGGTGTTCACCGCTGGCCTTGCCCGGCCCATACCGCTCCTCACCTTGGGATTTCCCCCAGAGGGGAACGATGTACGCGGCCTGACCGTAGCGACCATTTCCCCTCCAGGGGAACCCGCCACGCCGATCCGCACCAGGATCCAGACCGGTCAGCGTTTCCCCTCCAGGGGAAAGGTGCGTCCCGATCTGACACTCAAATAGCCTCGATCGATACATCACATGGCCTCTGACCAGCGACGATGCGTGTTCCCTCTATACGTACCTATCCGTAGGCTCCACCAAGCTCCTCGCGCGCGTGAAGGGCCGGCCTCCCCGACGCGCTGCCCGCTCGGCTTCCAGACCTCACTGCCAGCCTCTGCATAGCTCACACCACAACCCTCCGCACTAATCGCCCGGCAATTCACCTGAGCACGTTTTCCCGGCTTCCATATACCGCTATTCTGAAAAGGCTGAACCGTATATCACCTCTTTCACCAGCATCATTCAGTTCCGAGCGTCTAAACCATTCCGCGAACCTGTTTTACCTGCTCGGAGGTGGTGTAGCTCCATTCCAGTCCTAAGCTAGCCTCGAGTGTGAGAGAGCGCCGTGTGTGTGCAGAGAGAGAGACGCGCGCGAGCAGAGAG
It encodes:
- a CDS encoding winged helix-turn-helix domain-containing protein, which gives rise to MNTSTGEYVQLELLKEDDKPYDWSGGGRHVNASKKLGAGLWKKGSGYTKNDKLVFGYYLFNAPSGDEPLRMSFREIGNDLELRPNAVSKSVGNLNRGGFLLEAEKVGRVKFYKLNARAAYDGGSGQQRKATQHARHPVTTCPPEKKEKEAS